In Euphorbia lathyris chromosome 2, ddEupLath1.1, whole genome shotgun sequence, the sequence ATTCTAGCTAGGAAAATCGGTTATGGTTTCCGAAATTTAAATAGCTTTCCGTGTTCTGTTTTTGTGTAACAGTGATCGGAGATGGCAAGCTGAATACCTTAATTACTCAATTGCCAAAAAAATTTAGGGCGTGTATAATTAGTCTATTAGAAAAGCAGTAGGAAAGGGCAATATCATTGACATTGATTCTGATAACAATTATATAGCATGGGAATTGGAAGGAGACTACAATAATAGCTTCCCTATATGTCTAAAACAGTTTGTTTTGATTTGAACGACTAAAATtatctcaacatcaactctaaAATTTACGTAATCCAGATCAAACAATGATTTGTAGCTCTGTACTCATCTAGCCTCAAGAGTAGAAGCTGCAGTATCAAATTTCAAATGTTCAAGAAATGATATTTCAGATTTTTATTTTGTGATAGACAGACAGCCTCCTTACTAATTTGGAAACTCTACATAGTCGATATTTTCCAGCTGATAAGTGCCTTTGAGTGATCAGTGCGCAGCTAATACTTCTTAATGAAGACTTATACTTTTCACCTCTTTTTACACAGAGAGTATTTACTTTTGGCAAAGGAAGGAGTGAAGGCAACAAGAGCATGAAGTCCTTGGTAATTCTCTTTCCTCTCCAGATCTAAGATTCcggatcaaattcaaaatattataaaaaataaaatattaaccataTTGATGTATTTAATTTGTGTAATGGAAGAGAGGAGGAGGATTTTTGGTAATGAAAATCAAAAGAAACTAGAAAGACAAAAAGTAGAAAATCGGAAAGAATggagaggagaagaagaaaataagttAATAGCAAATAAATAGAAGAGAAGTTATgaaatttgtaaataaagagTCATAAtacatttgaaaccttttctatTTCATAACTTCTgccgttttttgtgttttataaaaGTTGAAGAGTCATTTGTAAATACAAAAGTTCTTTCTATGTACGTTTTTCAGttttttaaaattgaattttttttaatgattctATGAATCGACCGAATCGGATGACTCAGCCGATTTGGCCGAGTCACCACCGATTCGGCTTCAGGAAGGTTTGGAGTCGTACCATAGATACGACTCGAAATCTTCATGAATCGTATGGAATCATACGAGTCGACTCGTGACTCGTAGTATTCTAACAACTATGGTGTTTGCTGATTTCATAAGTTTTGATTTTCTCTCCACTTTTGTCATGCTAGTCAATGAGTACACTGGCAGTAAGCAGCTTGTCCAAATGTCATAATTTCCATATCTCATTGAATAGAATGTGGTTGAAAGCAATTTTGAGTGTCTTCAACAGCTGTTCAATACTTGTATTAActtgaaaatatatataattcagAAACCAGTTTATTATTGATAAGTTGTGCATGCGTGATTTGTATAGTTGGGAGGGAAGGGAGCAAACCTGGCGGAGATGGCAAGCATTGGGTTATCAGTGCCTCCTGGACTTACCATATCAACAGAAGCATGCCAAGAATATCAACTGATTGGGAAGAAGCTGCCAGATGGCTTATGGGAAGAAATATTGGAAGGCTTGCAAACTGTGGAAAAGGACATGGGAGCCGCCCTTGGCGACCCTTCCAAGCCTCTCCTCCTATCAGTTCGCTCTGGTGCAGCGGTAAGAGTGTACAAATATATAGAGCAATGACTCCTGGTACCATATGGTCAAATTTGGTGGTTAATATGGACATATGTAACTTTTCGAGTGTTTAGACCGATGTGCATACTAATTGAGTTTTCGTCCTCGTTGTAGATTTCTATGCCTGGCATGATGGATACTGTCCTTAATCTTGGACTAAATGATGAAGTGGTTGTGGGATTGGCTGCGAAAAGTGGAGAGCGTTTTGCTTATGACTCGTACAGACGTTTTCTAGACATGTTTGGGGGTGTTGTAAGTGATTCTTATCCATGCTGCTCGTAGATAGGTTTAGATTTTTTCAACTAGTACTCTTCATTTCAATATAATTCTTCAGGAACTCTAGGTTGACAAAGCTTTCGAGTTGTACCATACATATTCTTTATATGAAGTAGACCTGTCGCCTTTATCACTGATCTGACTGTAGaaactttatttttctttgttgAAGGTAATGGGAATACCACACTCATCATTTGAGGAGAAGCTAGAAATCATGAAAAGTACAAAAGGAGTTGAGCTTGATACTGATCTAACAGCCTCTGATCTCAAAGAACTCGTGGAGCAGTACAAAAGAGTATACGTTGAAGCTACTGGTGCAGAGTTTCCTTCAGGTACCTAGAACACAaccaataacattttttttttctttttatattcttTTGGAGGTACAATCGATGATATCCTATGCATACATAAATGAAACAAATGTTAACTCACTGGTAACCTGCACTGTTTGTAGATCCAAAAAAGCAACTGCTGTTAGCTATTCAAGCTGTTTTTGATTCTTGGGACAGTCCACGAGCCAATAAATATCGGAGCATTAATCAGATCACTGGCTTGAAAGGAACTGCTGTAAACATTCAATGTATGGTATTTGGTAATATGGGAAATACTTCAGGAACTGGTGTTCTGTTCACTAGAAATCCCAGCACTGGTGAAAAGAAGCTCTATGGGGAGTTCCTAATTAATGCTCAGGTTATACATATTGTTCTTGTCTATATCCAACCCCCAATTTCTACATAAAATTCTTctgatattttggagaattttCTAATGTTTAAACACTGTGGCTTTGTTTAGGGGGAGGACGTGGTTGCTGGAATTAGAACGCCGGAAGACTTGATTACTATGAAAAATTGCATGCCTGAAGCTTACAATGAACTTGTGGAGAACTGTGACATACTAGAGCACCACTACAAGGACATGATGGTACAGTCTTTGTCAGGAGATTTCTCTTTATCATTCAACCATCTGTTACTAATTATAGAAAATTAAGTTAAATCTTTTCCCAACCGCTATATAGTGCCTTTTGAGAACATTTCTTTTAACTTCTGtgtaataatatttaaaaaaagaataaaaagaaactaAGTCCTCCCTGCTATATACAGGACATTGAGTTCACAGTTCAAGATAATAGGCTATGGATGTTGCAATGTCGATCTGGAAAGCGTACTGGTCAAGGAGCAGTTAAGATAGCAGTAGACATGGTTAATGAAGGACTTGTTGATACTCGTTCTGCAATTAAGATGGTGGAGCCTCAGCATCTTGATCAACTTCTTCATCCCCAGGTGCATATTTTATTGTGACCAATATCTAACATGACAATATTAGCTCTCAAAAGACATGAGAAAATGAGATATCTAACTCAGGGGACTAAAATTTTGTTTGACAGTTCGAGGATCCTTCTGCTTACAAAGACAAAGTGCTCGCCACTGGTTTGCCAGCATCTCCTGGGGCAGCAGTTGGGCAGATTGTGTTCAGTGCTGATGATGCAGAAGCATGGCATGCACAGGGAAAAAGTGCTATATTAGTATGTTCATTCTCCTTAGAGTATTAATGTCTTAGGCTGATGTATTCCCACAAATTCTAGGCAAAAGCTAGCCCATTTTGATTGCTTATTATAAATGAATGAAAGAGGATACTTATGAATCTGTATGCTTAAGGTAAGGACAGAGACAAGCCCCGAGGATGTTGGGGGTATGCATGCGGCAGCTGGAATATTGACAGCAAGAGGTGGAATGACATCTCATGCTGCTGTTGTGGCACGGGGTTGGGGAAAATGTTGTGTTTCTGGCTGTGCTGATATTCGTGTAAATGATCCTGAGAAGGTGGTTCTCTCAACACATGATATTCATTTCACTAAGATGAATATTTCTAAATTGCAAGTTTACTGTTTTGATATTCCAGGTTGTTGTAATTGGAGATATGGTTATCAATGAAGGGGAATGGATTTCACTCAATGGATCTACAGGTGAAGTGATATTGGGAAAACAACCACTATCTCCTCCTGCCCTAAGTGGCGATCTAGAGATATTTATGTCATGGGCAGACGAACTGAGGCGCATCAAGGTGCTATATTCCCTCAGCCTATACAAGTTTGCATTGCATTAATGTTTCTTAATATGAATCCTCTCTTCTGAATACGAATATGACGTTATAGGTAATGGCGAATGCTGATACTCCTGAAGATGCATTAACAGCAAGAAATAATGGTGCGCAAGGGATTGGACTATGTAGGACAGAGCACATGGTAACTACTACACTTATGCGCATCCTTAGCGGTTTATCAGAACAATATTAACAGACACATTAGACTCTACTTTTTAAAATGTTGCTGAGCATGTCAAAGTCTTTCTCAAGGTTGACCAAAAGTCTACTTGCATTAAACACTTGTCAATAATGAGTCATTCTTGTCTTCCAATATCGTTTGTGCATTTTCAATCAAATCCTTTCCATAGCTTTAGTATTATGTATCTTGTTATAGAAAGTATGACATCTTTTAACAGTTTAGTGTTGGAACGTTTTAGTTCTTTGCTTCAGATGAGAGAATAAAGGCTGTGAGGCAGATGATAATGGCAGTAACACAAGAGCAGAGGAAGGCAGCACTGGACCTGTTGCTACCTTACCAAAGATCAGATTTTGAGGGGATTTTTCGTGCAATGGATGGTATGTACTGATATATAATTACTTTTGGAACCAGATGTAGGACATAACTTGGATAGTGGATCATTGTTTTTTTGTTGCTTAGAAATTGTTTGATTATCGTTTTCACCTTCTTATATGTAATTCATGGTGCAAAAGAGCCTATAAGGCTGAAGTTCGATCTCATCAGTATGATCCTATCTTttgatttctgttttttttgttCATGTGTAAGATTAATTTCTGGCATTGCAGGCCTCCCAGTAACAATCCGACTCTTGGACCCTCCTCTTCATGAATTTCTTCCAGAAGGTGACATAGAACAAATTGTAGGTGAACTAACTACCGAGACTGGCATGACTGAAGATGAAGTTTTCTCAAGGATAGAGAAATTATCTGAAGTAAATCCTATGCTTGGTTTCCGAGGCTGCAGGTTGGATGTTTTTCCTCTGAGCTTATAAATCTagtgttttatcaaaaatcTTTAATGGATAACTTGGTGAGAGCAGTCCAAAACATTGGCATAAAAATTGGAATGCAATCGGTGAGAATGCATGGTAGATGTGAAACTGTAAATTGCATCTCCCTATTAAGCGCTCTTTGGCAATGCTTCAGACTGTAAATTGGTCCTTATACTAAAGCCAGTAACCTATACATAAACTATTTTAGTAGTATGTCCAGTGTTATGCTTACAAGAAAAGATAAGCAGGAATTACTTGAGCACATAAATCTACATGGATATCTAACCAAGCTTATGAGCTTGAATAATTAACCCACCGAATCAAATCATTTGCTTTTTTTAAATAAGTGCAATTCTTTCAATCTGTACACAGGCTTGGGATATCATACCCAGAACTCACTGAAATGCAAGCACGTGCAATCTTTCAGGCTGCAGTGTCAATGACCAACCATGGAGTTACTGTTCTACCAGAGATTATGGTTCCACTTGTTGGAACACCTCAGGCATGAGTCTATTATCTCTCCTCTTATTTGCCTTTGTGTTTATTTTTAACACTAGTCTAAAAACCTTTCAAGTGTAAGATTCTAAAGTCTCAGTAATTCAAGTTCCACTTCATAAATGTCCTGAAACAAGTTACatgtagggtaaattacattcatggccCCTGAACTATAACGCTACTAATATTATGGGTCCTACACCTAATTTTTTGACATAAAATCCTTAAACTTtacatcaacaacaacaacaacaacaacaaagccttagtcccgaaatgattcggggtcggctaacatgaaccatcatataaaaccgtgaaaatcaagtcgtgtcagcgacacagattcgctccctccactccgtcctatccactaccatattttcctcaattcccaataaactcatatcactctcgatc encodes:
- the LOC136219860 gene encoding pyruvate, phosphate dikinase, chloroplastic, whose translation is MPSTMEGLLISTAPDVCNNKQRVFKGKYVDQSDVLFRENCSILSFSRGGRVSGGAVRNQDSRIFSNGFGNSRSKRYAEPLSGRIRAQVLSPVSDPTAPSTKKRVFTFGKGRSEGNKSMKSLLGGKGANLAEMASIGLSVPPGLTISTEACQEYQLIGKKLPDGLWEEILEGLQTVEKDMGAALGDPSKPLLLSVRSGAAISMPGMMDTVLNLGLNDEVVVGLAAKSGERFAYDSYRRFLDMFGGVVMGIPHSSFEEKLEIMKSTKGVELDTDLTASDLKELVEQYKRVYVEATGAEFPSDPKKQLLLAIQAVFDSWDSPRANKYRSINQITGLKGTAVNIQCMVFGNMGNTSGTGVLFTRNPSTGEKKLYGEFLINAQGEDVVAGIRTPEDLITMKNCMPEAYNELVENCDILEHHYKDMMDIEFTVQDNRLWMLQCRSGKRTGQGAVKIAVDMVNEGLVDTRSAIKMVEPQHLDQLLHPQFEDPSAYKDKVLATGLPASPGAAVGQIVFSADDAEAWHAQGKSAILVRTETSPEDVGGMHAAAGILTARGGMTSHAAVVARGWGKCCVSGCADIRVNDPEKVVVIGDMVINEGEWISLNGSTGEVILGKQPLSPPALSGDLEIFMSWADELRRIKVMANADTPEDALTARNNGAQGIGLCRTEHMFFASDERIKAVRQMIMAVTQEQRKAALDLLLPYQRSDFEGIFRAMDGLPVTIRLLDPPLHEFLPEGDIEQIVGELTTETGMTEDEVFSRIEKLSEVNPMLGFRGCRLGISYPELTEMQARAIFQAAVSMTNHGVTVLPEIMVPLVGTPQELEHQVALIRNVAKKVFSEMGVTLSYKVGTMIEIPRAALVADEIAKVAEFFSFGTNDLTQMTFGYSRDDVGKFLPIYLSQGILQSDPFEVLDQKGVGQLIKIATEKGRAARPSLKVGICGEHGGEPSSVAFFAETGLDYVSCSPFRVPIARLAAAQVAV